The following are encoded together in the Thermosipho japonicus genome:
- a CDS encoding RelA/SpoT family protein, with product MINTEKYIKNLETVLKRKLSETEKEKIKKAVKLAEYGHEGYYRKSGEPFITHPIEVSKILASLKLDITTIISGILHDTVEDSEGKVTLKEIEEMFGKEVALIVDGVTKVSKINAPVGNIEQKKKSETIQKMLFAMAEDVRVIFVKLADRLHNMRTIQYVEDEEKKKYKALETLEVYAPIAHKLGIHVIKWELEDLSFKVLYPKEYYMIKELVSEKKKEREERTNEYVNQLKLALKENNINAKVEGRYKHYYSIWKKMKEKNKKFEEIYDLIGIRAIVKDVQTCYTALGVVHHIWVPLPGRFKDYIAAPKSNGYKSIHTTVVTQYGEPLEIQIRDNQMHNEAEYGLIAHWIYKEKNVDLKQKWLLQLLDWRKELLQGSTNLSELKNELQLDEVFVLTPKGEIIHMPLGSTVIDFAYAIHTEIGHHFAGAKVNGKIVPINYKLKNGDVVEILVNKSSKGPSLSWIKYAKSPRTKAKIRRFFREKEKEKLIESGKDVIRKLSKRLNISIEKLLEHEKVNEFIKNHNLSIDEFYTRIGEGSITFNDLLELIENKPEKNYKKKTKASKKIKNAVEIDGISNIDIHIAKCCMPVPGDEIVGVASRRGITIHRINCKNIRDIDEDRLFKAKWLSDDSNEFLTNLEIEFDKNERLAEIMNLLVSKNINVKSFKLNESKNWNSVFAHLTIVVKSLNELNDIISQLNKKSGILRVRRR from the coding sequence ATGATAAATACTGAAAAATATATTAAAAATTTGGAAACGGTTCTTAAAAGAAAACTATCAGAAACCGAAAAAGAAAAAATCAAAAAAGCAGTCAAATTAGCTGAATATGGGCATGAAGGTTATTATAGAAAATCCGGTGAGCCTTTTATCACTCATCCAATTGAAGTTTCTAAAATTTTAGCATCATTAAAATTAGATATTACTACTATAATCTCTGGAATTTTACACGACACAGTTGAAGATAGTGAAGGCAAAGTCACTTTGAAAGAGATTGAAGAAATGTTTGGTAAAGAAGTTGCATTAATTGTTGATGGAGTAACAAAGGTCAGCAAGATTAATGCACCCGTTGGAAATATCGAACAAAAGAAAAAGAGCGAAACCATACAAAAAATGCTCTTTGCAATGGCTGAAGATGTAAGAGTTATTTTTGTAAAACTTGCTGACAGACTACATAATATGCGAACAATACAATATGTAGAAGATGAGGAAAAAAAGAAATACAAAGCACTTGAAACCCTTGAAGTTTATGCTCCTATCGCACATAAACTTGGGATTCATGTAATTAAGTGGGAACTTGAAGACCTTTCTTTTAAAGTTTTATACCCAAAAGAATATTACATGATTAAAGAATTAGTATCTGAAAAAAAGAAAGAAAGGGAAGAAAGAACAAACGAATATGTAAATCAACTAAAACTTGCATTAAAAGAAAACAATATAAATGCTAAAGTAGAAGGTCGTTATAAACATTATTACAGTATCTGGAAGAAGATGAAAGAAAAAAATAAAAAATTTGAAGAAATTTATGATCTTATTGGAATAAGAGCAATTGTAAAAGACGTCCAAACCTGTTATACTGCTCTTGGAGTAGTACATCATATTTGGGTCCCACTCCCTGGAAGATTTAAAGATTACATTGCAGCTCCAAAATCAAATGGTTATAAATCAATTCATACCACAGTTGTAACACAATACGGCGAACCTTTAGAAATACAAATCAGGGACAACCAAATGCATAATGAAGCTGAATATGGATTAATTGCACATTGGATTTACAAAGAAAAAAATGTTGATCTAAAGCAAAAATGGTTACTTCAGCTTCTTGATTGGCGAAAAGAACTTCTTCAAGGAAGTACAAACCTTTCCGAGCTTAAAAATGAATTGCAACTTGATGAAGTATTTGTTCTAACTCCAAAGGGAGAAATAATTCATATGCCATTGGGATCAACCGTAATCGATTTTGCCTATGCTATTCATACTGAAATAGGGCATCACTTTGCCGGTGCAAAAGTAAATGGAAAAATTGTTCCAATAAATTACAAGCTAAAAAATGGTGATGTAGTAGAAATTTTAGTTAATAAATCAAGTAAAGGCCCAAGCCTTAGCTGGATAAAGTATGCTAAAAGTCCTAGAACAAAAGCAAAAATTAGAAGATTTTTTAGAGAAAAAGAAAAAGAAAAACTAATCGAATCTGGAAAAGATGTTATTAGAAAGTTATCAAAAAGGTTAAATATTTCCATAGAAAAATTACTCGAACATGAAAAAGTAAATGAATTTATAAAAAATCATAATTTGAGCATAGATGAATTTTATACACGCATAGGTGAAGGTAGTATTACTTTTAATGATTTACTAGAATTAATAGAAAACAAGCCCGAAAAAAATTACAAGAAAAAAACAAAAGCTTCAAAAAAAATTAAGAATGCCGTTGAAATAGATGGAATATCAAACATTGATATTCACATAGCCAAATGTTGTATGCCAGTTCCAGGTGATGAAATAGTAGGAGTAGCAAGCAGAAGAGGAATAACTATACATAGAATTAACTGCAAAAATATTAGAGATATAGATGAAGATAGACTATTTAAAGCCAAATGGTTATCTGATGATTCAAATGAATTTTTGACGAACTTAGAAATTGAATTTGACAAAAACGAAAGACTTGCCGAAATAATGAATCTCTTAGTTTCAAAAAACATAAACGTAAAAAGTTTTAAATTAAATGAATCAAAAAATTGGAATTCAGTCTTTGCACATCTGACAATTGTGGTAAAATCTTTAAATGAACTAAATGATATAATAAGTCAATTAAATAAAAAATCTGGAATATTGAGGGTGAGAAGAAGATGA
- the dtd gene encoding D-aminoacyl-tRNA deacylase — MRAVVQRVKNAKVEVEGKTVGKIENGLLVLLGVGKDDDKKDIKYLSEKIINLRIFDDENGKMNLSLLDIKGELLIVSQFTLYGDCRKGRRPSYSESASPDIAKKLYEEFVNICKNYNLKVETGEFGAHMQVSLVNDGPVTLLLDSKKVF; from the coding sequence ATGAGAGCCGTAGTACAAAGGGTTAAAAATGCAAAAGTTGAAGTAGAAGGAAAAACAGTTGGAAAAATAGAAAACGGACTTTTAGTATTGCTAGGAGTTGGAAAAGATGACGATAAAAAAGACATCAAGTATCTTTCCGAAAAAATAATTAATTTGAGAATTTTTGATGACGAAAATGGAAAAATGAACCTTTCATTACTTGATATAAAAGGTGAGCTCCTTATAGTATCTCAATTCACTTTATATGGTGATTGCAGAAAGGGTAGAAGACCTTCTTATTCTGAATCAGCATCTCCTGATATCGCCAAAAAACTTTATGAAGAATTTGTAAATATCTGTAAGAATTATAATTTAAAAGTTGAAACTGGTGAATTTGGTGCACACATGCAAGTATCTTTAGTAAATGATGGACCTGTAACTTTATTACTTGATTCAAAGAAGGTGTTTTAA